In one window of Calypte anna isolate BGI_N300 chromosome 1, bCalAnn1_v1.p, whole genome shotgun sequence DNA:
- the TEF gene encoding thyrotroph embryonic factor isoform X1, translated as MPGRAAQQEAAAAAAAAAAGGPEPTAAGGSAGAAAQREQRGLAGAFPLVLKKLMENPPREARLDKEKEKIKLEEDEAAAASTMAVSASLMPPIWDKTIPYDGESFHLEYMDLDEFLLENGIPSSPTHLDLNQNPLLPVAELEGKESASASTGSPASSSSTAVYQQSEAASSTESPPQNERNTPSPIDPDCVEVEVNFNPDPADLVLSSVPGGELFNPRKHKFTEEDLKPQPMIKKAKKVFVPDEQKDEKYWTRRKKNNVAAKRSRDARRLKENQITIRAAFLEKENTALRTEVAELRKEVGRCKNIVSKYETRYGPFDLSDSE; from the exons ATGCCCGGCCGCGCCGCGCAacaggaggcggcggcggcagcggcggcagcggcggcgggaGGACCCGAGCCCACTGCAGCCGGCGGGAGTGCGGGGGCCGCCGCGCAACGGGAGCAGCGGGGCCTAGCGGGCGCTTTCCCCCTGGTGCTGAAGAAGCTCATGGAGAACCCGCCGCGAGAGGCGCGCCTGG ataaagagaaggagaagataAAGCTTGAAGAAgatgaggcagcagctgccagcactaTGGCAGTCTCGGCTTCCCTTATGCCACCCATTTGGGACAAAACTATTCCTTATGATGGCGAGTCTTTCCACCTGGAGTACATGGATCTGGATGAGTTCCTGCTGGAGAATGGAATTCCTTCCAGCCCTACTCACCTGGATTTGAACCAGAATCCACTCTTGCCTGTGGCtgagctggaaggaaaggagTCTGCCAGTGCTTCCACTGGTTCTCCTGCATCATCCTCTTCCACTGCAGTTTACCAGCAGTCTGAAGCAGCCTCCAGCACAG AGTCCCCACcacaaaatgagagaaatacTCCCAGCCCCATTGATCCTGACTGCGTAGAAGTTGAGGTGAATTTTAACCCTGACCCTGCCGATTTAGTGCTGTCCAGTGTGCCTGGTGGTGAGCTCTTCAATCCTCGCAAGCACAAGTTTACTGAAGAGGACCTGAAGCCACAACCAATGATTAAAAAAGCCAAGAAGGTTTTTGTCCCAGATGAGCAAAAG GATGAAAAATACTGGACAAGGCGAAAGAAGAACAACGTGGCAGCAAAGCGTTCCCGTGATGCTCGGCGATTAAAGGAGAATCAGATCACCATCCGGGCAGCCTTTCTGGAGAAAGAGAACACGGCCCTGAGGACGGAGGTTGCAGAGCTGCGCAAGGAAGTGGGACGGTGCAAGAACATTGTTTCTAAATACGAGACCAGATACGGACCCTT TGACTTATCTGATTCCGAGTGA
- the TEF gene encoding thyrotroph embryonic factor isoform X2, translated as MPGRAAQQEAAAAAAAAAAGGPEPTAAGGSAGAAAQREQRGLAGAFPLVLKKLMENPPREARLDKEKEKIKLEEDEAAAASTMAVSASLMPPIWDKTIPYDGESFHLEYMDLDEFLLENGIPSSPTHLDLNQNPLLPVAELEGKESASASTGSPASSSSTAVYQQSEAASSTESPPQNERNTPSPIDPDCVEVEVNFNPDPADLVLSSVPGGELFNPRKHKFTEEDLKPQPMIKKAKKVFVPDEQKDEKYWTRRKKNNVAAKRSRDARRLKENQITIRAAFLEKENTALRTEVAELRKEVGRCKNIVSKYETRYGPL; from the exons ATGCCCGGCCGCGCCGCGCAacaggaggcggcggcggcagcggcggcagcggcggcgggaGGACCCGAGCCCACTGCAGCCGGCGGGAGTGCGGGGGCCGCCGCGCAACGGGAGCAGCGGGGCCTAGCGGGCGCTTTCCCCCTGGTGCTGAAGAAGCTCATGGAGAACCCGCCGCGAGAGGCGCGCCTGG ataaagagaaggagaagataAAGCTTGAAGAAgatgaggcagcagctgccagcactaTGGCAGTCTCGGCTTCCCTTATGCCACCCATTTGGGACAAAACTATTCCTTATGATGGCGAGTCTTTCCACCTGGAGTACATGGATCTGGATGAGTTCCTGCTGGAGAATGGAATTCCTTCCAGCCCTACTCACCTGGATTTGAACCAGAATCCACTCTTGCCTGTGGCtgagctggaaggaaaggagTCTGCCAGTGCTTCCACTGGTTCTCCTGCATCATCCTCTTCCACTGCAGTTTACCAGCAGTCTGAAGCAGCCTCCAGCACAG AGTCCCCACcacaaaatgagagaaatacTCCCAGCCCCATTGATCCTGACTGCGTAGAAGTTGAGGTGAATTTTAACCCTGACCCTGCCGATTTAGTGCTGTCCAGTGTGCCTGGTGGTGAGCTCTTCAATCCTCGCAAGCACAAGTTTACTGAAGAGGACCTGAAGCCACAACCAATGATTAAAAAAGCCAAGAAGGTTTTTGTCCCAGATGAGCAAAAG GATGAAAAATACTGGACAAGGCGAAAGAAGAACAACGTGGCAGCAAAGCGTTCCCGTGATGCTCGGCGATTAAAGGAGAATCAGATCACCATCCGGGCAGCCTTTCTGGAGAAAGAGAACACGGCCCTGAGGACGGAGGTTGCAGAGCTGCGCAAGGAAGTGGGACGGTGCAAGAACATTGTTTCTAAATACGAGACCAGATACGGACCCTTGTAA